In one Sphingomonas sp. AP4-R1 genomic region, the following are encoded:
- the hpxZ gene encoding oxalurate catabolism protein HpxZ — protein MIYNDPDTVAAVRKAFDAYEAALMADDVAAMDALFHHADTTVRYGVGEVLYGIDEIRAFRKGRGGSPQRVLERVEIATFDTDLAIANAEFRRRDDPRRGRQSQTWVRFEDGWKVVSAHISMEGGHS, from the coding sequence ATGATCTACAACGATCCCGATACCGTCGCCGCCGTCCGCAAGGCGTTCGACGCCTATGAGGCGGCCTTGATGGCGGACGATGTCGCCGCGATGGACGCGCTGTTCCACCATGCCGACACCACCGTCCGCTACGGCGTGGGCGAGGTGCTGTATGGCATCGACGAGATACGCGCCTTCCGCAAAGGCCGCGGCGGCTCCCCCCAGCGCGTGCTGGAACGCGTGGAGATCGCGACCTTCGACACCGACCTCGCCATCGCCAATGCCGAATTCCGGCGCAGGGACGATCCCCGGCGCGGCCGCCAGAGCCAGACCTGGGTGCGCTTCGAGGATGGCTGGAAGGTCGTCTCCGCGCACATCTCGATGGAAGGAGGCCATTCGTGA
- a CDS encoding alanine--glyoxylate aminotransferase family protein translates to MGPGPINAHPRVLRAMAADLLGQFDPEMTAYMNEVMALYRPIFGTDNRWTFLVDGTARAGIEAALVSMVTPGSKVLVVHFGRFGLLLTEILDRIGAIVEIVEAPWGEVVPLDQIAHTIERFGPKVVATVHGDTSTTMAQPLEGLGDLCRAAGALSYVDATATIGGMEIAADRWGVDVVTGGLQKCLGGPSGSAPITISEAAAEKIFSRRHVELGLQTPGGASENRGRRIGSNYFDLAMIMDYWSDKRLNHHTEATTMLYGARECARIVLGEGLETRFARHASAGRAMTAGLRAMGLTVYGDDRYRMTNVTGVLIPEGVDGEAVRRRMREDFEIEIGTAFGPLAGRIWRIGAMGYNAMKHKVLITLGALEAALRAEGHKVPPGAGVDAALAAWEA, encoded by the coding sequence ATGGGCCCCGGCCCGATCAACGCGCACCCGCGCGTGCTGCGCGCGATGGCGGCCGATCTGCTCGGCCAGTTCGATCCCGAAATGACCGCGTACATGAACGAGGTGATGGCGCTCTATCGCCCGATCTTCGGCACCGACAATCGCTGGACCTTCCTGGTCGACGGCACGGCGCGCGCGGGGATCGAGGCGGCGCTCGTCTCGATGGTGACGCCGGGCTCCAAGGTGCTGGTCGTCCATTTCGGCCGCTTCGGGCTGCTGCTGACCGAGATTCTGGATCGCATCGGTGCGATCGTCGAGATCGTCGAGGCGCCGTGGGGCGAGGTGGTGCCGCTCGACCAGATCGCCCACACGATCGAGCGCTTCGGCCCCAAGGTGGTCGCCACCGTCCACGGCGACACCTCGACCACGATGGCGCAGCCGCTGGAGGGGCTGGGCGACCTCTGCCGCGCGGCGGGCGCGCTGTCCTATGTGGATGCCACCGCCACGATCGGCGGCATGGAGATCGCCGCCGATCGCTGGGGCGTGGACGTGGTGACGGGCGGCCTGCAGAAATGCCTCGGCGGCCCCTCCGGCTCGGCCCCGATCACGATTTCGGAGGCGGCGGCCGAGAAGATCTTCTCCCGCCGCCATGTCGAGCTGGGCCTGCAGACCCCCGGTGGCGCCAGCGAAAATCGCGGGCGGCGGATCGGCTCCAACTATTTCGATCTGGCGATGATCATGGATTACTGGTCGGACAAGCGCCTGAACCATCATACCGAGGCGACGACCATGCTCTACGGCGCGCGCGAATGCGCCCGGATCGTGCTGGGCGAGGGGCTGGAGACGCGCTTCGCCCGCCATGCGAGCGCGGGGCGCGCGATGACGGCGGGCCTGCGCGCGATGGGCCTCACCGTCTATGGCGACGATCGCTATCGCATGACCAACGTGACCGGCGTGCTCATCCCGGAGGGCGTGGACGGCGAGGCCGTGCGCCGCCGGATGCGCGAAGATTTCGAGATCGAGATCGGCACCGCCTTCGGGCCGCTCGCCGGCAGGATCTGGCGGATCGGCGCGATGGGCTACAATGCGATGAAGCATAAGGTGCTGATCACGCTGGGCGCGCTGGAGGCGGCGCTGCGCGCGGAGGGGCATAAGGTGCCGCCGGGTGCGGGCGTGGATGCCGCGCTGGCGGCGTGGGAGGCGTGA
- the uraD gene encoding 2-oxo-4-hydroxy-4-carboxy-5-ureidoimidazoline decarboxylase, with product MRIEEINALPPDAFVARFGFLFEHSPWIVREAAARRPFAHIVDMENAMAAVVAGAAHIDQLKLLRAHPELAGKAAIDKTLTHASNEEQASAGLDRLTEAEFDRFHDLNRRYRDRFGFPFIICVRLTDKAGILGQMEARLGHTETEEIATALAEIGKIVHLRLRDALA from the coding sequence GTGAGGATCGAGGAGATCAACGCGCTCCCGCCCGACGCCTTCGTCGCCAGGTTCGGCTTCCTGTTCGAACATAGCCCGTGGATCGTGCGCGAGGCCGCTGCCCGCCGCCCCTTCGCGCATATCGTGGATATGGAAAATGCGATGGCGGCGGTGGTGGCCGGGGCCGCGCATATCGATCAGCTGAAATTGCTGCGCGCCCACCCGGAACTGGCCGGCAAGGCCGCGATCGACAAGACGCTGACCCACGCCTCCAACGAGGAACAGGCCTCAGCCGGGCTCGACCGACTGACGGAGGCGGAGTTCGACCGCTTCCACGATCTGAACCGCCGCTATCGCGACCGCTTCGGTTTCCCCTTCATCATCTGCGTGCGGCTGACCGACAAGGCCGGGATCCTTGGCCAGATGGAGGCGCGGCTGGGCCATACGGAAACCGAGGAGATCGCGACGGCACTCGCGGAGATCGGCAAGATCGTCCATCTCCGCCTGCGGGACGCGCTGGCGTGA
- a CDS encoding AtzG-like protein: protein MDETDEQKARAAAATVGIDLPEACVPGVIDNLALLAAHAALLDRFLAEHPDL, encoded by the coding sequence ATGGATGAGACGGACGAGCAGAAGGCCCGCGCCGCGGCGGCCACGGTGGGGATCGATCTGCCCGAGGCCTGCGTGCCGGGCGTGATCGACAATCTGGCGCTGCTGGCCGCGCACGCCGCCTTGCTCGATCGCTTCCTTGCCGAGCATCCCGACCTGTGA
- the puuE gene encoding allantoinase PuuE produces MTRDLVGYGATPPAAHWPDGARIAVQFVINYEEGAENSVLNGDERSEAFLSEMVGAAAHPARAMAMESLYEYGSRTGFWRLHRLFTERATPVTVFGVAKALETNPEAVAAMQAADWEIASHGLRWIDYQYVPEEVERAHIAEAIALHTRVTGARPLGWYQGRTSPNTARLVAEEGGFLYDADSYADDVPYWDRQHGRAQLIVPYTLDVNDMKFVALNGFTAPDQFFAYLRDTFEQLRAEGGRMMSIGLHGRIAGKPARAAAVVRFLDHVIASGDAWIARRIDIARHWMEVHPA; encoded by the coding sequence GTGACCCGCGACTTGGTCGGTTACGGCGCCACCCCGCCCGCCGCGCACTGGCCGGACGGGGCGCGCATCGCCGTCCAGTTCGTGATCAATTATGAGGAAGGCGCGGAGAACAGCGTCCTCAACGGCGACGAACGCTCCGAGGCCTTCCTCTCCGAAATGGTCGGCGCCGCTGCGCACCCGGCGCGCGCGATGGCGATGGAGAGCCTCTACGAATATGGCAGCCGCACCGGCTTCTGGCGGCTCCACCGGCTCTTCACCGAACGCGCCACGCCCGTCACCGTCTTCGGCGTGGCCAAGGCGCTGGAGACGAACCCCGAAGCCGTCGCCGCGATGCAGGCGGCCGACTGGGAAATCGCCAGCCACGGGCTGCGCTGGATCGATTACCAATATGTCCCCGAGGAGGTGGAACGCGCGCATATCGCCGAGGCGATCGCGCTGCACACCCGCGTCACAGGTGCCCGCCCGCTCGGCTGGTATCAGGGCCGCACCTCGCCCAACACCGCGCGTCTCGTCGCGGAGGAAGGCGGCTTCCTCTACGACGCGGACAGCTATGCGGACGATGTGCCTTATTGGGACCGCCAGCATGGCCGCGCGCAATTGATCGTGCCCTACACGCTCGACGTGAACGACATGAAGTTCGTCGCGCTCAACGGCTTCACCGCACCCGATCAGTTCTTCGCCTACCTGCGCGACACGTTCGAACAGCTCCGCGCCGAGGGCGGTCGCATGATGTCGATCGGCCTGCACGGCCGCATCGCCGGCAAGCCCGCGCGCGCCGCCGCCGTGGTGCGCTTCCTCGATCATGTGATCGCCAGCGGCGACGCCTGGATCGCCCGCCGCATCGACATCGCCCGCCACTGGATGGAGGTTCACCCGGCATGA
- a CDS encoding DUF1272 domain-containing protein: MALELRPNCEFCDRDLPPDATEARICTYECTFCAECVETRLFNVCPNCGGGFAPRPIRPATEWRPGLSVAQRPPSTQRRSLNYSPAEIEALSLRLRDIPPEKR, from the coding sequence ATGGCGCTGGAGCTTCGGCCCAATTGTGAATTTTGCGACCGCGATCTGCCGCCGGATGCCACCGAAGCGCGCATCTGCACCTATGAATGCACGTTCTGCGCGGAGTGCGTGGAGACGCGCCTGTTCAACGTCTGCCCCAATTGCGGCGGCGGCTTCGCGCCGCGCCCGATCCGTCCCGCCACCGAATGGCGGCCCGGCCTCTCGGTCGCGCAGCGTCCTCCGTCCACGCAGCGTCGCTCGCTCAACTATTCTCCGGCCGAGATCGAGGCGCTCTCGCTCCGGCTGCGCGATATTCCGCCGGAAAAGCGATAG
- a CDS encoding NCS2 family permease, giving the protein MATSSGSDLGFTGWLERRFGLAERGTDLRTEIAAGTTTFLTMAYIVLVNPAILGQAGLPVAAVAAATCFAAAFASILMGFVANVPLALAPGMGLNAYFSFTVVQGMGVPWPVALACVFISGLCFLALTLGGVRQAIVRALPPHLLAATAGGIGLFIGFIGLKNAGIVASSPATAVTLGNLHAPGAWLAILGLLIIAGLSIWGVRGAILIGIVVTTIVAWALGEVSMTPAPYDLGAIAGTAFKLDFAGVLGFGGKAGLGVFEILFVFLFVDLLDNIGTLVGVTRRAGLIGADGEIPRLNRILVADSVATMVGAVAGTSTVTSYVESAAGVEAGGRTGLTAIVTGLLFFLTMFVAPYAQLVPLAATAPALILVGALMMAPLVDIEWDDPMAAIPAFLTVALIPLTFSIANGLAFGITAHAALRILRGQAGRKDAALLILAGLFVVRFVWLSAG; this is encoded by the coding sequence TTGGCGACATCGTCGGGGAGTGACCTGGGCTTTACGGGCTGGCTGGAGCGCCGCTTTGGTCTCGCCGAACGCGGCACCGACCTTCGCACCGAGATCGCCGCCGGCACCACCACCTTCCTGACGATGGCCTATATCGTGCTGGTGAACCCGGCGATCCTGGGACAGGCGGGATTGCCCGTCGCCGCCGTCGCCGCCGCCACCTGCTTCGCCGCCGCCTTCGCCAGCATCCTGATGGGCTTCGTCGCCAACGTGCCGCTCGCGCTGGCGCCGGGCATGGGGCTCAACGCCTATTTCAGCTTCACCGTGGTGCAGGGCATGGGCGTGCCCTGGCCGGTGGCGCTGGCCTGCGTGTTCATCTCCGGGCTTTGTTTCCTCGCGCTGACTTTGGGCGGCGTGCGGCAGGCGATCGTGCGTGCGCTGCCGCCGCATCTGCTGGCGGCGACGGCGGGCGGCATCGGCCTGTTCATCGGCTTCATCGGCCTGAAGAATGCGGGCATCGTCGCCTCCTCGCCCGCCACCGCCGTCACGCTGGGCAACCTCCACGCGCCGGGCGCGTGGCTCGCCATCCTCGGTCTGCTCATCATCGCCGGCCTGAGCATCTGGGGCGTGCGCGGCGCGATCCTGATCGGCATCGTCGTCACCACGATCGTCGCCTGGGCTTTGGGCGAAGTCTCGATGACGCCCGCGCCGTATGATCTGGGCGCGATCGCGGGCACCGCCTTCAAGCTGGATTTCGCGGGCGTGCTGGGCTTTGGCGGCAAGGCGGGCCTCGGCGTGTTCGAGATCCTGTTCGTGTTCCTGTTCGTCGATCTGCTCGACAATATCGGCACGCTGGTGGGCGTCACGCGCCGCGCGGGGCTGATCGGCGCGGACGGGGAGATTCCCCGGCTCAACCGCATCCTCGTCGCGGATTCGGTCGCGACGATGGTGGGCGCGGTGGCGGGCACCTCCACCGTCACCTCCTATGTCGAGAGCGCCGCCGGCGTGGAGGCGGGCGGCCGCACCGGGCTCACCGCGATCGTCACCGGCCTGCTCTTCTTCCTCACCATGTTCGTCGCACCCTATGCGCAATTGGTGCCGCTCGCCGCGACGGCCCCCGCACTGATCCTGGTCGGCGCGCTGATGATGGCGCCTTTGGTCGATATCGAGTGGGACGATCCGATGGCGGCGATCCCCGCCTTCCTCACCGTCGCCCTGATCCCGCTGACCTTCTCGATCGCCAACGGCCTCGCCTTCGGCATCACCGCCCATGCCGCGCTCCGCATCCTGCGCGGGCAGGCCGGGCGCAAGGATGCGGCGCTGCTGATCCTCGCCGGCCTGTTCGTGGTTCGCTTCGTCTGGCTCTCGGCCGGCTGA
- a CDS encoding allantoate amidohydrolase, protein MVSAASGARAKARCDALGVAPYSDSETGLFRAYLTPAHARAQEAIGAWMVEAGMSVRLDPAANLVGRYEGSDPAAPALLFGSHIDSVRDAGRYDGPLGVMLAIELVARLNEAGRRLPFPIEVIAFGDEEGSRFPASMLTSRAVAGTLEPGALAVADRNGVTIADALRAFNPDEANDETAITPWPDRLGISTFFKAARPPGSILAYVEPHIEQGPVLESEGRAVGTVTGIAAQLRYQATITGTAGHAGTTAMGLRRDALTAAAEMVLAIESVARGAGGDVVATVGRMQVGPGAVNVIPGKVDFSIDVRSGDPEARNEAAERIVDTIADIADRRGVDFLVERVQDLPAAPCDTGLMDLMDRAIAATGQPPRRLVSGAGHDTMVMAALAPTAMLFIRCEGGISHNPAESVTGEDCEVALAVLTAFVDLLGEDFVA, encoded by the coding sequence ATGGTGAGCGCAGCTTCCGGCGCGCGGGCCAAGGCGCGCTGCGATGCGCTGGGCGTGGCCCCCTATAGCGACAGCGAAACCGGCCTGTTCCGCGCTTATCTGACGCCCGCCCATGCCCGCGCGCAGGAAGCGATCGGCGCATGGATGGTCGAGGCCGGGATGAGCGTTCGGCTCGACCCGGCCGCCAATCTGGTCGGCCGCTACGAGGGGAGCGATCCCGCCGCGCCCGCTCTGCTGTTCGGCAGCCATATCGACAGCGTGCGCGATGCCGGCCGCTATGACGGGCCGCTGGGCGTGATGCTCGCGATCGAGCTGGTCGCGCGGCTGAACGAGGCCGGGCGGCGCCTGCCCTTCCCGATCGAGGTGATCGCGTTCGGAGACGAGGAAGGCTCGCGCTTCCCCGCCTCGATGCTGACCAGCCGCGCCGTGGCGGGCACGCTGGAACCCGGAGCGCTGGCCGTGGCGGATCGGAATGGGGTGACGATTGCGGATGCTCTTCGTGCCTTCAATCCTGACGAGGCTAACGACGAAACTGCGATTACTCCGTGGCCCGATCGGCTAGGCATCAGCACCTTCTTTAAAGCCGCCCGTCCCCCCGGCTCGATCCTAGCCTACGTAGAACCCCATATCGAGCAAGGCCCCGTCCTCGAATCCGAAGGACGGGCGGTCGGGACCGTCACCGGCATCGCCGCCCAACTCCGCTATCAGGCGACCATCACCGGCACGGCGGGCCATGCCGGCACCACCGCGATGGGTCTGCGCCGCGACGCGCTGACCGCCGCCGCCGAGATGGTGCTGGCCATCGAGAGCGTGGCGCGCGGCGCGGGCGGCGATGTCGTCGCCACGGTCGGGCGGATGCAGGTCGGCCCCGGTGCGGTCAACGTGATCCCCGGCAAGGTGGACTTTTCGATCGACGTCCGCTCGGGCGACCCCGAGGCGCGCAACGAGGCGGCCGAGCGCATCGTCGACACGATCGCCGACATCGCCGACCGGCGCGGCGTCGATTTCCTGGTGGAGCGCGTGCAGGATCTGCCCGCCGCCCCCTGCGATACCGGGCTGATGGACCTGATGGATCGCGCGATCGCGGCGACCGGCCAGCCGCCGCGCCGTCTGGTTTCGGGCGCGGGGCATGATACGATGGTGATGGCCGCGCTCGCGCCCACGGCGATGCTCTTCATCCGCTGCGAAGGCGGCATCAGCCATAATCCGGCCGAGAGCGTGACGGGCGAGGATTGCGAGGTCGCGCTGGCTGTCCTCACCGCCTTCGTCGACCTGCTGGGAGAAGACTTCGTTGCCTAA
- a CDS encoding NAD(P)-binding domain-containing protein, with protein MSLAALEQRVREDLAALDHGKPTWVSPRDGVQDVVIVGGGQSGLGAAFGLMRERISNILVIDENPAGYEGPWDTYARMITLRTPKWITSIDLGVPSLTFRSYWEARAGKAAWEAIDKIPRRDWMDYLRWYRAVLDLPVRNETKLTRIEPLEGGVHRLHVEGAGAPEGGVILARKVVLATGIQGGGEWHVPGFIRASLPAERYAHTSEAIDFEALQGARIAILGGGASAFDNAQHALAEGAAEAHVFLRRKEMPRVNPIRFMEGSGLIGRFAALDDAGKYEVMESFFRRNQPPTNDTFGRAAAYPGFALHLGEPWESVREEGDAVIVETPKGAYPFDFLILSTGLMTDPKLRPELADLADDILRWRDRHVPPADLANPLIDAHPYLGSGFEMQGRDAEAQARVHGLFAFNYSALISLGLSAAALSGLKYAIPRLVEGIARQIFLDDREQILGDYHAYAEVEFGGDLSAGEVLP; from the coding sequence ATGAGCCTCGCCGCGCTGGAGCAGCGCGTGCGCGAGGATCTCGCCGCGCTCGATCATGGCAAGCCTACGTGGGTGAGCCCGCGCGACGGCGTGCAGGATGTCGTGATCGTCGGCGGCGGCCAGTCCGGGCTCGGCGCGGCCTTCGGGCTGATGCGCGAGCGCATCTCCAACATCCTCGTGATCGACGAGAATCCGGCGGGCTATGAAGGCCCGTGGGACACCTATGCGCGCATGATCACGCTGCGCACGCCCAAGTGGATCACCTCGATCGACCTCGGCGTGCCGAGCCTCACCTTCCGCTCTTATTGGGAGGCGCGCGCGGGCAAGGCGGCGTGGGAGGCGATCGACAAGATCCCCCGTCGCGACTGGATGGACTATCTGCGCTGGTATCGCGCCGTGCTGGACCTGCCGGTGCGCAACGAGACGAAGCTGACCCGGATCGAGCCGCTGGAAGGCGGCGTGCATCGGCTGCATGTCGAGGGTGCCGGCGCGCCCGAAGGCGGCGTGATCCTCGCGCGCAAGGTGGTGCTGGCGACGGGCATTCAGGGCGGCGGCGAATGGCATGTGCCGGGCTTCATCCGCGCGAGCCTGCCCGCCGAGCGTTACGCCCACACATCGGAAGCGATCGATTTCGAGGCCCTTCAGGGCGCGCGCATCGCGATCCTGGGCGGCGGCGCCTCGGCGTTCGACAATGCCCAGCATGCGCTGGCCGAGGGCGCGGCCGAGGCGCATGTGTTCCTGCGCCGGAAGGAGATGCCGCGCGTCAATCCGATCCGCTTCATGGAAGGCTCAGGGCTGATCGGCCGCTTCGCCGCGCTGGACGACGCCGGCAAATATGAGGTGATGGAGAGCTTCTTCCGCCGCAACCAGCCCCCCACCAACGACACGTTCGGCCGCGCCGCCGCGTATCCGGGCTTCGCGCTGCACCTGGGCGAGCCGTGGGAGAGCGTGCGCGAGGAAGGCGACGCCGTGATCGTCGAGACGCCCAAGGGCGCCTATCCGTTCGATTTCCTGATCCTCTCCACCGGCCTGATGACCGATCCGAAATTGCGCCCGGAACTGGCCGATCTGGCGGACGACATCCTCCGCTGGCGCGACCGCCATGTGCCGCCGGCCGATCTCGCCAATCCGCTGATCGACGCGCACCCCTATCTGGGCTCCGGCTTCGAGATGCAGGGGCGCGACGCCGAGGCGCAGGCGCGCGTCCACGGCCTGTTCGCGTTCAACTATTCGGCGCTGATCAGCCTCGGCCTTTCGGCCGCCGCTCTGTCCGGCCTCAAATATGCAATCCCGCGCCTCGTGGAAGGGATCGCCCGACAGATCTTCCTGGATGACCGGGAGCAGATATTGGGCGATTATCATGCCTATGCGGAGGTGGAATTCGGGGGCGACCTCTCCGCCGGGGAGGTGCTGCCATGA
- a CDS encoding AtzE family amidohydrolase gives MSRPAASIAAIAADVRAGKRKAVDIAREALDRLRADPCVAVTRILSERALAEAEAVDATVAGGGDPGPLAGVPYGVKDLFDVAGLPTTAGNAARLEAEPATRDAEAIHRLHAAGAVLTATLNMDEFAYGFATINAHFGTTRNPHDPARLAGGSSGGSAAVVAGGLLPLALGSDTNGSIRIPAALCGVYGLKPTHEALPLEGVYPFVDSFDDIGPFAADIEGLRLATETLRGAPLQAAMPRSIALLGGWFASNLSPDMIAARARIAAHLGAGEAELPAVDVARSSAFLITASEGGRFHAPMLADRALTYDPATRDRLIAGATLSSAIVADARRFRRWFAAQADALFAEWDVLIAPATPCAAPPIADPMIAVGGQRVPARAHLGIHTQPLSFIGLPSLVVPLRDCGALPLGLQLVGPPGGEARLFALAARLEADGLVGGWPACGA, from the coding sequence GTGAGCCGCCCCGCCGCGAGCATCGCCGCGATCGCCGCCGATGTGCGGGCAGGGAAGCGCAAGGCGGTCGACATCGCCCGCGAGGCGCTCGATCGTCTGCGCGCCGATCCTTGCGTGGCCGTCACCCGCATCCTGTCCGAACGCGCCTTGGCCGAGGCGGAAGCGGTGGATGCGACCGTCGCGGGCGGGGGCGATCCGGGGCCGCTGGCGGGCGTGCCATATGGCGTGAAGGATCTGTTCGACGTGGCGGGCCTGCCGACCACGGCGGGCAATGCGGCGCGGCTGGAGGCGGAGCCCGCCACGCGCGATGCCGAGGCGATCCACCGCCTGCACGCGGCGGGCGCGGTGCTGACCGCCACCCTCAACATGGACGAATTCGCCTACGGCTTCGCCACGATCAACGCCCATTTCGGCACGACCCGCAATCCGCACGATCCCGCGCGGCTGGCCGGTGGCTCCTCCGGCGGATCGGCGGCGGTGGTGGCGGGCGGTCTGCTCCCGCTGGCGCTGGGATCGGACACGAACGGATCGATCCGGATCCCGGCGGCGCTCTGCGGCGTCTACGGACTGAAGCCGACGCATGAGGCGCTGCCGCTGGAGGGCGTCTATCCCTTCGTCGACAGCTTCGACGATATCGGCCCCTTCGCCGCCGACATCGAGGGCCTGCGCCTTGCGACCGAGACGCTGCGTGGCGCCCCGCTCCAGGCCGCCATGCCGCGCAGCATCGCCCTGCTGGGTGGCTGGTTCGCCAGCAATCTCTCGCCCGACATGATCGCCGCGCGGGCCCGCATCGCCGCGCATCTCGGCGCCGGCGAGGCGGAGCTTCCCGCCGTGGATGTCGCGCGCTCTTCCGCCTTCCTGATCACCGCATCCGAGGGCGGGCGCTTCCACGCGCCGATGCTGGCCGATCGCGCGCTGACCTATGATCCGGCCACGCGCGATCGGCTGATCGCGGGCGCCACCCTCTCCTCCGCCATCGTCGCGGATGCGCGGCGCTTCCGCCGGTGGTTTGCGGCGCAGGCCGATGCGCTGTTCGCGGAGTGGGACGTGCTGATCGCGCCCGCCACGCCCTGCGCGGCGCCCCCGATCGCGGACCCGATGATCGCGGTGGGCGGCCAGCGCGTGCCGGCGCGCGCGCATCTCGGCATCCACACCCAGCCGCTCAGCTTCATCGGCCTGCCCTCGCTCGTCGTGCCGCTCCGCGACTGCGGCGCGCTCCCGCTCGGCCTGCAGCTGGTGGGGCCGCCGGGCGGCGAGGCGCGGCTGTTCGCGCTGGCCGCCCGGCTGGAGGCGGACGGGCTCGTCGGCGGGTGGCCAGCGTGCGGCGCGTAA
- a CDS encoding gamma-glutamyltransferase family protein: protein MLETPRSLRGMVTSPHHLASQAGLDILKEGGSAMEVAVAMAACLAVVYPHMTGIGGDGFWLIAEPGGAVRGIDACGRAASAADLPLYAGYETIPTRGPLAANTVAGTVSGWQAALTLSGSTLPLDRLLRDAIHHAEQGAPVTRSFTETLATKRPELEALPGFLDSYTAEGTRLRQPRLAETLRRIAAEGCESFYRGSLAADIAADLAAIGSPVVAADLAAHRALEVTPLSVEAFGATLYNMTPPTQGLASLLILAVLDRLGDLGPEDGFSHLHALVEATKQAFLIRDKHVGDPDHMTIDPQALLDDAAALDAIAARIDPARALPWPQPPSAGDTTWFGAIDGEGRVVSVIQSIFFEFGSGMVLPKTGIVWQNRGSSFRLAEGGWNPLRPGAKPFHTLNPALARFADGRTMAYGTMGGEGQPQTQAQIFARHVIYGASLQQAVTAPRFLLGRTWGEQSVTLKLEDRFPAGTVAALRAAGHDVEMLPPFTSTMGHAGALIRHPDGLLEGATDPRSDGQVAAW, encoded by the coding sequence ATGCTGGAAACGCCGCGCAGCCTTAGGGGGATGGTGACGTCGCCCCACCATCTCGCCAGCCAGGCGGGGCTCGACATATTGAAGGAGGGCGGCAGCGCGATGGAGGTGGCGGTGGCGATGGCCGCGTGTCTGGCGGTCGTCTATCCGCACATGACCGGGATCGGCGGCGACGGCTTCTGGCTGATCGCGGAGCCCGGCGGCGCGGTGCGGGGGATCGACGCCTGCGGCCGCGCGGCATCGGCTGCCGATCTCCCGCTCTACGCCGGGTATGAGACGATCCCCACGCGCGGTCCGCTCGCTGCCAATACGGTCGCCGGCACCGTCTCGGGCTGGCAGGCCGCGCTCACACTGTCCGGCTCGACCCTGCCGCTCGACCGCCTGCTGCGCGATGCGATCCATCATGCCGAGCAGGGCGCGCCCGTCACGCGCAGCTTCACCGAGACGCTCGCCACCAAGCGGCCCGAGCTGGAAGCCCTGCCCGGCTTCCTCGACAGCTACACGGCCGAGGGCACCCGCCTGCGCCAGCCGCGCCTTGCCGAGACACTGCGCCGTATCGCCGCCGAAGGCTGCGAGAGCTTCTATCGAGGCAGTCTCGCCGCCGACATCGCCGCCGATCTGGCCGCCATCGGCAGCCCCGTCGTCGCCGCCGATCTCGCCGCGCACCGCGCGCTGGAGGTGACGCCGCTCTCGGTCGAGGCATTCGGCGCCACCCTGTACAACATGACCCCGCCGACGCAGGGCCTCGCCTCGCTGCTGATCCTCGCCGTGCTGGACCGGCTGGGCGACCTCGGCCCCGAAGACGGCTTTAGCCATCTCCATGCTCTGGTGGAGGCGACCAAGCAGGCCTTCCTGATCCGCGACAAACATGTCGGCGATCCCGATCATATGACGATCGATCCGCAGGCCTTGCTCGACGATGCCGCCGCGCTGGATGCGATCGCCGCGCGGATCGATCCCGCCCGCGCGCTGCCCTGGCCACAACCGCCCTCGGCGGGTGACACGACATGGTTCGGCGCGATCGATGGCGAGGGCCGCGTCGTCAGCGTGATCCAGAGCATCTTCTTCGAATTCGGATCGGGCATGGTGCTGCCGAAGACCGGCATCGTCTGGCAGAACAGAGGCTCCAGCTTCCGGCTGGCCGAAGGCGGCTGGAACCCGCTGCGTCCCGGCGCCAAGCCCTTCCACACGCTCAATCCCGCGCTGGCGCGCTTCGCGGACGGGCGGACGATGGCCTACGGCACGATGGGCGGCGAGGGCCAGCCGCAGACGCAGGCGCAGATCTTCGCGCGCCATGTGATCTACGGCGCGTCGCTGCAGCAGGCGGTGACGGCCCCGCGCTTCCTGCTCGGCCGCACCTGGGGCGAGCAGAGCGTGACGCTGAAGCTGGAGGATCGCTTTCCGGCCGGGACGGTGGCGGCGTTGCGCGCGGCGGGCCACGATGTCGAGATGCTGCCGCCCTTCACCTCGACGATGGGCCACGCCGGGGCGCTGATCCGCCACCCGGACGGCCTGCTGGAAGGCGCGACCGATCCGCGCAGCGACGGTCAGGTGGCGGCATGGTGA